The following are from one region of the Meleagris gallopavo isolate NT-WF06-2002-E0010 breed Aviagen turkey brand Nicholas breeding stock chromosome 21, Turkey_5.1, whole genome shotgun sequence genome:
- the PIMREG gene encoding protein PIMREG isoform X1: MCSCCLSGRTIAYPLVFHVILRSRIYLRSRRRARPARSTTALTLLGAVTSRSNSRRACERRQPMGRAECSAANQRAGAAAFERGGRDGCPPAVFCPVSVSCLRKYRPKNRNKMASMLQNVRATMDWQRHLLLADFENERPVPDKFKRKTAFSSLNTICMSLRKRIPLKQVELNFHETPLWENMEARKKSQVLQSITRTARNAFGTVSQKIQKTCQSPGHSTVTFPAEDIGSSFATSFSKKRTVQTPCLSMNSITPAASSKCTPRSSRRCLLWPTRLSEHTKLRGFPSWRGEDAVPLLRSRRASAALKSLYSSPTPASRRIEEFDSELELVSSGIHQLEHLFWASDDDTVQGERQHAISNYCYSNGTKFAACASILGTSSGCQKARKETPFSSWCLDRDGYKYR; the protein is encoded by the exons ATGTGCTCCTGTTGCTTGTCGGGACGTACCATTGCCTACCCCCTCGTCTTTCACGTCATTCTCCGTTCCCGCATCTACCTGCGCTCGCGGCGGCGGGCGAGACCGGCGCGCAGCACGACCGCCCTGACCCTACTGGGCGCGGTCACCTCACGGTCTAACAGCCGCCGCGCGTGCGAGAGGCGGCAGCCAATGGGGCGAGCGGAATGCAGCGCCGCCAATCAGAGAGCAGGCGCGGCTGCATTTGAACGCGGCGGTCGAGACGGTTGTCCGCCGGCGGTATTCTGTCCCGTCTCGGTCTCCTGCCTGCGTAAGTACAGACCCAAG AACAGGAACAAGATGGCATCTATGCTTCAAAACGTCAGGGCAACAATGGACTGGCAGAGACACCTGCTTTTAGCTGACTTTGAGAATGAGAGGCCTGTACCAGACaaattcaagagaaaaacagctttcagtTCTCTTAATACTATCTGCATGTCTCTAAGAAAGCGAATACCGTTAAAGCAAGTAGAGCTGAATTTCCATGAGACACCACTTTGGGAAAACATGGAAGCAAGAAAGAAGAGCCAAGTGCTCCAAAGTATTACAAGAACAGCAAGAAATGCTTTTGGAACAGTGTCACAG aaaatacagaagactTGCCAAAGCCCAGGACATTCGACTGTGACCTTTCCAGCTGAAGACATCGGCAGCAGCTTTGCAACCAGTTTTTCCAAGAAAAGAACAGTACAAACACCTTGCCTTAGTATGAACAGCATTACTCCAGCAGCTAGTTCCAAATGCACTCCAAGATCCAGCAGAAGATGCTTGCTATGGCCAACAAGGTTGTCAGAACATACAAAATTGAGGGGTTTCCCATCTTGGCGTGGTGAAGATGCTGTCCCACTCTTGAGATCAAGGAGAgcatcagcagcactgaagagCCTCTATTCATCACCTACTCCTGCCAGCAGAAGAAT AGAGGAGTTTGACTCTGAGTTGGAACTGGTCTCTTCAGGGATTCACCAactggagcatctcttctgGGCATCTGATGATGATACCGTACAAGGGGAGAG gCAGCATGCAATATCAAACTACTGCTATTCTAATGGCACGAAGTTTGCAGCCTGTGCATCAATCTTGGGAACTTCCTCAGGCTGTCAGAAGGCAAGGAAAGAAACTCCATTCAGCAGTTGGTGCCTGGACAGAGATGGCTATAAATACCGTTAA
- the PIMREG gene encoding protein PIMREG isoform X5: MASMLQNVRATMDWQRHLLLADFENERPVPDKFKRKTAFSSLNTICMSLRKRIPLKQVELNFHETPLWENMEARKKSQVLQSITRTARNAFGTVSQKIQKTCQSPGHSTVTFPAEDIGSSFATSFSKKRTVQTPCLSMNSITPAASSKCTPRSSRRCLLWPTRLSEHTKLRGFPSWRGEDAVPLLRSRRASAALKSLYSSPTPASRRIEEFDSELELVSSGIHQLEHLFWASDDDTVQGERQHAISNYCYSNGTKFAACASILGTSSGCQKARKETPFSSWCLDRDGYKYR; encoded by the exons ATGGCATCTATGCTTCAAAACGTCAGGGCAACAATGGACTGGCAGAGACACCTGCTTTTAGCTGACTTTGAGAATGAGAGGCCTGTACCAGACaaattcaagagaaaaacagctttcagtTCTCTTAATACTATCTGCATGTCTCTAAGAAAGCGAATACCGTTAAAGCAAGTAGAGCTGAATTTCCATGAGACACCACTTTGGGAAAACATGGAAGCAAGAAAGAAGAGCCAAGTGCTCCAAAGTATTACAAGAACAGCAAGAAATGCTTTTGGAACAGTGTCACAG aaaatacagaagactTGCCAAAGCCCAGGACATTCGACTGTGACCTTTCCAGCTGAAGACATCGGCAGCAGCTTTGCAACCAGTTTTTCCAAGAAAAGAACAGTACAAACACCTTGCCTTAGTATGAACAGCATTACTCCAGCAGCTAGTTCCAAATGCACTCCAAGATCCAGCAGAAGATGCTTGCTATGGCCAACAAGGTTGTCAGAACATACAAAATTGAGGGGTTTCCCATCTTGGCGTGGTGAAGATGCTGTCCCACTCTTGAGATCAAGGAGAgcatcagcagcactgaagagCCTCTATTCATCACCTACTCCTGCCAGCAGAAGAAT AGAGGAGTTTGACTCTGAGTTGGAACTGGTCTCTTCAGGGATTCACCAactggagcatctcttctgGGCATCTGATGATGATACCGTACAAGGGGAGAG gCAGCATGCAATATCAAACTACTGCTATTCTAATGGCACGAAGTTTGCAGCCTGTGCATCAATCTTGGGAACTTCCTCAGGCTGTCAGAAGGCAAGGAAAGAAACTCCATTCAGCAGTTGGTGCCTGGACAGAGATGGCTATAAATACCGTTAA
- the PIMREG gene encoding protein PIMREG isoform X2 gives MCSCCLSGRTIAYPLVFHVILRSRIYLRSRRRARPARSTTALTLLGAVTSRSNSRRACERRQPMGRAECSAANQRAGAAAFERGGRDGCPPAVFCPVSVSCLRKYRPKNRNKMASMLQNVRATMDWQRHLLLADFENERPVPDKFKRKTAFSSLNTICMSLRKRIPLKQVELNFHETPLWENMEARKKSQVLQSITRTARNAFGTVSQKIQKTCQSPGHSTVTFPAEDIGSSFATSFSKKRTVQTPCLSMNSITPAASSKCTPRSSRRCLLWPTRLSEHTKLRGFPSWRGEDAVPLLRSRRASAALKSLYSSPTPASRRMQHAISNYCYSNGTKFAACASILGTSSGCQKARKETPFSSWCLDRDGYKYR, from the exons ATGTGCTCCTGTTGCTTGTCGGGACGTACCATTGCCTACCCCCTCGTCTTTCACGTCATTCTCCGTTCCCGCATCTACCTGCGCTCGCGGCGGCGGGCGAGACCGGCGCGCAGCACGACCGCCCTGACCCTACTGGGCGCGGTCACCTCACGGTCTAACAGCCGCCGCGCGTGCGAGAGGCGGCAGCCAATGGGGCGAGCGGAATGCAGCGCCGCCAATCAGAGAGCAGGCGCGGCTGCATTTGAACGCGGCGGTCGAGACGGTTGTCCGCCGGCGGTATTCTGTCCCGTCTCGGTCTCCTGCCTGCGTAAGTACAGACCCAAG AACAGGAACAAGATGGCATCTATGCTTCAAAACGTCAGGGCAACAATGGACTGGCAGAGACACCTGCTTTTAGCTGACTTTGAGAATGAGAGGCCTGTACCAGACaaattcaagagaaaaacagctttcagtTCTCTTAATACTATCTGCATGTCTCTAAGAAAGCGAATACCGTTAAAGCAAGTAGAGCTGAATTTCCATGAGACACCACTTTGGGAAAACATGGAAGCAAGAAAGAAGAGCCAAGTGCTCCAAAGTATTACAAGAACAGCAAGAAATGCTTTTGGAACAGTGTCACAG aaaatacagaagactTGCCAAAGCCCAGGACATTCGACTGTGACCTTTCCAGCTGAAGACATCGGCAGCAGCTTTGCAACCAGTTTTTCCAAGAAAAGAACAGTACAAACACCTTGCCTTAGTATGAACAGCATTACTCCAGCAGCTAGTTCCAAATGCACTCCAAGATCCAGCAGAAGATGCTTGCTATGGCCAACAAGGTTGTCAGAACATACAAAATTGAGGGGTTTCCCATCTTGGCGTGGTGAAGATGCTGTCCCACTCTTGAGATCAAGGAGAgcatcagcagcactgaagagCCTCTATTCATCACCTACTCCTGCCAGCAGAAGAAT gCAGCATGCAATATCAAACTACTGCTATTCTAATGGCACGAAGTTTGCAGCCTGTGCATCAATCTTGGGAACTTCCTCAGGCTGTCAGAAGGCAAGGAAAGAAACTCCATTCAGCAGTTGGTGCCTGGACAGAGATGGCTATAAATACCGTTAA
- the PIMREG gene encoding protein PIMREG isoform X3 — protein sequence MCSCCLSGRTIAYPLVFHVILRSRIYLRSRRRARPARSTTALTLLGAVTSRSNSRRACERRQPMGRAECSAANQRAGAAAFERGGRDGCPPAVFCPVSVSCLRKYRPKNRNKMASMLQNVRATMDWQRHLLLADFENERPVPDKFKRKTAFSSLNTICMSLRKRIPLKQVELNFHETPLWENMEARKKSQVLQSITRTARNAFGTVSQKIQKTCQSPGHSTVTFPAEDIGSSFATSFSKKRTVQTPCLSMNSITPAASSKCTPRSSRRCLLWPTRLSEHTKLRGFPSWRGEDAVPLLRSRRASAALKSLYSSPTPASRRIEEFDSELELVSSGIHQLEHLFWASDDDTVQGERSAAGKKTSSVQ from the exons ATGTGCTCCTGTTGCTTGTCGGGACGTACCATTGCCTACCCCCTCGTCTTTCACGTCATTCTCCGTTCCCGCATCTACCTGCGCTCGCGGCGGCGGGCGAGACCGGCGCGCAGCACGACCGCCCTGACCCTACTGGGCGCGGTCACCTCACGGTCTAACAGCCGCCGCGCGTGCGAGAGGCGGCAGCCAATGGGGCGAGCGGAATGCAGCGCCGCCAATCAGAGAGCAGGCGCGGCTGCATTTGAACGCGGCGGTCGAGACGGTTGTCCGCCGGCGGTATTCTGTCCCGTCTCGGTCTCCTGCCTGCGTAAGTACAGACCCAAG AACAGGAACAAGATGGCATCTATGCTTCAAAACGTCAGGGCAACAATGGACTGGCAGAGACACCTGCTTTTAGCTGACTTTGAGAATGAGAGGCCTGTACCAGACaaattcaagagaaaaacagctttcagtTCTCTTAATACTATCTGCATGTCTCTAAGAAAGCGAATACCGTTAAAGCAAGTAGAGCTGAATTTCCATGAGACACCACTTTGGGAAAACATGGAAGCAAGAAAGAAGAGCCAAGTGCTCCAAAGTATTACAAGAACAGCAAGAAATGCTTTTGGAACAGTGTCACAG aaaatacagaagactTGCCAAAGCCCAGGACATTCGACTGTGACCTTTCCAGCTGAAGACATCGGCAGCAGCTTTGCAACCAGTTTTTCCAAGAAAAGAACAGTACAAACACCTTGCCTTAGTATGAACAGCATTACTCCAGCAGCTAGTTCCAAATGCACTCCAAGATCCAGCAGAAGATGCTTGCTATGGCCAACAAGGTTGTCAGAACATACAAAATTGAGGGGTTTCCCATCTTGGCGTGGTGAAGATGCTGTCCCACTCTTGAGATCAAGGAGAgcatcagcagcactgaagagCCTCTATTCATCACCTACTCCTGCCAGCAGAAGAAT AGAGGAGTTTGACTCTGAGTTGGAACTGGTCTCTTCAGGGATTCACCAactggagcatctcttctgGGCATCTGATGATGATACCGTACAAGGGGAGAG atcagcagcaggaaagaaaacctCATCAGTACAATAA
- the PIMREG gene encoding protein PIMREG isoform X4 — protein sequence MCSCCLSGRTIAYPLVFHVILRSRIYLRSRRRARPARSTTALTLLGAVTSRSNSRRACERRQPMGRAECSAANQRAGAAAFERGGRDGCPPAVFCPVSVSCLRKYRPKNRNKMASMLQNVRATMDWQRHLLLADFENERPVPDKFKRKTAFSSLNTICMSLRKRIPLKQVELNFHETPLWENMEARKKSQVLQSITRTARNAFGTVSQKIQKTCQSPGHSTVTFPAEDIGSSFATSFSKKRTVQTPCLSMNSITPAASSKCTPRSSRRCLLWPTRLSEHTKLRGFPSWRGEDAVPLLRSRRASAALKSLYSSPTPASRRIEEFDSELELVSSGIHQLEHLFWASDDDTVQGESDMTVSLICN from the exons ATGTGCTCCTGTTGCTTGTCGGGACGTACCATTGCCTACCCCCTCGTCTTTCACGTCATTCTCCGTTCCCGCATCTACCTGCGCTCGCGGCGGCGGGCGAGACCGGCGCGCAGCACGACCGCCCTGACCCTACTGGGCGCGGTCACCTCACGGTCTAACAGCCGCCGCGCGTGCGAGAGGCGGCAGCCAATGGGGCGAGCGGAATGCAGCGCCGCCAATCAGAGAGCAGGCGCGGCTGCATTTGAACGCGGCGGTCGAGACGGTTGTCCGCCGGCGGTATTCTGTCCCGTCTCGGTCTCCTGCCTGCGTAAGTACAGACCCAAG AACAGGAACAAGATGGCATCTATGCTTCAAAACGTCAGGGCAACAATGGACTGGCAGAGACACCTGCTTTTAGCTGACTTTGAGAATGAGAGGCCTGTACCAGACaaattcaagagaaaaacagctttcagtTCTCTTAATACTATCTGCATGTCTCTAAGAAAGCGAATACCGTTAAAGCAAGTAGAGCTGAATTTCCATGAGACACCACTTTGGGAAAACATGGAAGCAAGAAAGAAGAGCCAAGTGCTCCAAAGTATTACAAGAACAGCAAGAAATGCTTTTGGAACAGTGTCACAG aaaatacagaagactTGCCAAAGCCCAGGACATTCGACTGTGACCTTTCCAGCTGAAGACATCGGCAGCAGCTTTGCAACCAGTTTTTCCAAGAAAAGAACAGTACAAACACCTTGCCTTAGTATGAACAGCATTACTCCAGCAGCTAGTTCCAAATGCACTCCAAGATCCAGCAGAAGATGCTTGCTATGGCCAACAAGGTTGTCAGAACATACAAAATTGAGGGGTTTCCCATCTTGGCGTGGTGAAGATGCTGTCCCACTCTTGAGATCAAGGAGAgcatcagcagcactgaagagCCTCTATTCATCACCTACTCCTGCCAGCAGAAGAAT AGAGGAGTTTGACTCTGAGTTGGAACTGGTCTCTTCAGGGATTCACCAactggagcatctcttctgGGCATCTGATGATGATACCGTACAAGGGGAGAG TGATATGACAGTTTCTCTCATTTGTAACTGA